A genomic stretch from Lathyrus oleraceus cultivar Zhongwan6 chromosome 2, CAAS_Psat_ZW6_1.0, whole genome shotgun sequence includes:
- the LOC127122767 gene encoding uncharacterized protein LOC127122767, whose protein sequence is MEEDGFLEVDLEIKETKNQDEEVVLLHVKEKEKVPKPVIKIPYPTRQKKKDQHEKLFKRFLEMFKKLEINIPFSEGLEQMPIYAKFMKDIISKKHSTDIDPIILTKTCSVILKGRKILVKNKDRGSDTIPCTIGDRKFKKDLIDLGASVSLMPLSIYKKLGIGTVQDTWMMLQFVDHSVRRP, encoded by the coding sequence ATGGAGGAAGATGGATTCTTAgaagtggatttagaaatcaaggaaaccaAGAACCAAGATGAAGAAGTAGTACTGCTACATGTCAAGGAGAAAGAAAAGGTTCCTAAACCAGTCATCAAAATCCCTTACCCTACGAGACAGAAGAAGAAAGATCAACATGAAAAACTTTTTAAAAGGTTCTTGGAaatgttcaaaaagcttgaaaTAAATATTCCATTTTCTGAGGGGCtagaacaaatgccaatatatgccaagttcatgaaagacatcatctccaaaAAGCATTCCACTGATATAGACCCGATCATCCTGACTAAAACATGTAGTGTCATTCTTAAAGGAAGGAAAATCCTAGTGAAAAATAAAGATAGGGGGTCGGATACTATTccttgcactattggtgatagaaaattcaagaaggaTCTGATTGACTTGGGAGCAAGTGTGAGTTTGATGCCACTATCCATCTACAAGAAATTAGGCATTGGCACCGTTCAAGATACTTGGATGATGCTTCAGTTTGTTGATCACTCTGTTAGGAGACCATAG